CATCGATCTGCTTCAACTGCTCCATGAGATTACCCGGCAGCGGCAGCCCGAGCTGCTCGATCCGGGCGCAGAGTTCCTTGACCTTGGCGCTCAGTGCGTCTGCCTCGATGACGTGCGGAACCCGCGATTCGACCACCTCGATCCGCGCGATCCTGAACGGCTCCTCCTGAATCCAGTCGAGCAAACGAACCCGAGCCAGCCCTTGCAAAACCAGGTTGGAAGTTCCGTTATCATTGCCGACGCAGGCCCGGATCAACCCGACACCAGCAATCGGGTGAAGGTCGGTTATTCGCTCCGCTTCCTCGATGCCTCGCCGCAGCAAGCCGATCGAAAACATGCGCTCACCGTCGAGGCTGTAGGCAAGCATCTTACGGTAGCGCGGTTCGAATATGTGCAGGGGCAGGAGCGAATGCGGGAACAGGACCGCATTCGAAAGCGCCATTACGGGTACTTCTTCGGGAATCGTAATCACAAGGGGTCATGCGAGCGCCCATGCTCAGCTATCTGATGCACATCCTTATCGCCGCGCCCGGAC
The genomic region above belongs to Verrucomicrobiota bacterium and contains:
- a CDS encoding LON peptidase substrate-binding domain-containing protein, which translates into the protein MITIPEEVPVMALSNAVLFPHSLLPLHIFEPRYRKMLAYSLDGERMFSIGLLRRGIEEAERITDLHPIAGVGLIRACVGNDNGTSNLVLQGLARVRLLDWIQEEPFRIARIEVVESRVPHVIEADALSAKVKELCARIEQLGLPLPGNLMEQLKQIDDHEVLADVVASAFINETQHRQQLLEAQDVNERLRLLIQLLRARTTNS